The DNA region ACTTTAAACAACTTATAGGTTTGGCCAATCATGGATACCAAGTTGATAGATGCCCTTGTTAATTTGCTAAAAGGTGATTTAGTGCAGACTCACACCAGTTGGGTCATACTCACAGGAGAGTTTGTTTATAAGATAAAAAAACCCGTAAATTTTGGATTTTTGGACTACTCTACTTTGGAAAAGAGAAAGGAAAACTGCCAGAGGGAGGTGGATCTAAACAAAAGGCTCTGTCCGTGGATTTATCTGGGGGTGGTGCCTATAGTTAGATCTTCGGAAGGTTACAAATTAGGAGGAGAAGGACAAGTGGTGGAGTATGCGGTGAAGATGAGAAGAGTACCAGAGGAAAGGCTTATGAAAAATCTACTGGACAGTTTAACAACCGATCAGATAAGGGCTCTATCCAAGCACCTATGGAATTTCCATCAAAGGGCAGAAAGAAAGGATGAATTTGGTAGGCTGGAGGTGATGAAGTTTAACACCGATGAAAACTTCCTTCAGACAGAAAAATACGTGGGTATAACCATAGAGGAAGGGGACTATTTGTTTATCAGAAAAAAGACGGACGAGTTCTACGAACGCCACGCTTGCCTGTTTGAAAAGAGAATAAAGGATGGAAGAATAAGGGACGGGCATGGGGACATAAGGCTTG from Thermocrinis sp. includes:
- a CDS encoding gluconokinase; amino-acid sequence: MDTKLIDALVNLLKGDLVQTHTSWVILTGEFVYKIKKPVNFGFLDYSTLEKRKENCQREVDLNKRLCPWIYLGVVPIVRSSEGYKLGGEGQVVEYAVKMRRVPEERLMKNLLDSLTTDQIRALSKHLWNFHQRAERKDEFGRLEVMKFNTDENFLQTEKYVGITIEEGDYLFIRKKTDEFYERHACLFEKRIKDGRIRDGHGDIRLEHVAFLDEGVCIFDCIEFNERFRCGDVLNDMCFLSMELDFYGRSDLAEIYEEEYKRLSRDPEFDIFLPFFKCYRAYVRGKVESFMLDDPNLPEDLRREHRERARRFFKLSRYYAEQINQAT